The genomic DNA CGCGCCCTGGTCCACAAGGATCTCGGAACCATCCTTGTAGTAGCGTGCCGACAGGGTGCGTGCCGTGTCCTTCTTGGTGACGAGGCCGAAGCCGAAGCCGTTGCCCTTCTCGCGATGCTTCATCGCGTAGTTCTGCAGGTAGGCCCACAGCTTGTCCGAGAGCGTGTAGCAGTCGCGCACCTTGCCCTTGGCACCTTCGATGTATGGAGTGCCGTCGGTTTCCGAACCATCCTGCGGATGGAGGATCGAGGCGAGCTTCGGCCCCTCTGCCAGCGGCGGGAGTTCGAGTTCGTCCCAGCTGAAAGGCACCGGCTCACGGAAGCCGACGATGATGATGCGCTCGCGATGCTGCGGGACGAAGTGCTTGCCGTTGATCACCCGGGTGTGGACGGTGTAGCCCAACTCGTTCTGCAGCACGTCGATGATGGTGGAGAACGTGCGGCCCTTGTCGTGGCTGACCAGGTTCTTGACGTTCTCGAGCAGGAAGGCCTTCGGTCGCTTCTCGGCGATGATCCGGGCCACGTCGAAGAACAGTGTGCCCTGTGTCTTGTCAGCGAACCCGTGCGGTCGCCCGAGCGCGTTCTTCTTGGAGACGCCAGCGATCGAGAACGGCTGGCAGGGGAAGCCGGCAAGCAGCACGTCATGGTCCGGCACGTCCTTCTCGTCCACCTGGGTGATGTCACCGGCGAACATGTGATCCGGGCCGTCATGGAAGTTGGCCGCGTAGGTCTTCTGCGCGTAGGCATCCCATTCGCTGGTGAACACGCAACGCCCGCCCAGCTTCTCGAACGGGATGCGGATGCCGCCGATCCCGGCGAACAGGTCGATGAAGCGGAAGGTCGCCGGTTCCGTCGAAGGCTCGCCCAGCGGCAGCAGCCGCTGCCGGATGGCATCGGCGATGTAGGGCTTGGGTTCCGTCTCGCGGACCTGCCACCGCCGGACGGTCTTGGGGTCCACGCCGAGCGCCAGAGCGACCTCCTTGTGACTGAACTGCCTGAGGGCGCGGTCGAGCAGGGCGTAGACGTCCATGGAGCACTCCGGGAAAAGTCGGGACATTCTGTCTGGAAGTGTCCCGTGGGGGAAGGGCCCGAAAAAAGAGCGCCTACATGCGGCGCCTCGAGCGGGAAGATCGTGCCGGTCGTTCGTCGCAGGCCCTGCGATCAGGTCCGCCCGAAGCGTTCTCGTGCGCGAAGGGACAGACAGCATCGGACGGATCCCCACCCATCTTTCAGAAAAATCCGACACCCCATCCCGGCATTTCAGTGCCCCCCGTCGCCGAAATCCCCCTTGACCCTCTGCAATACTCCCTCCCGCTCCGTCGCCTCTGGCACGGATGTACGCCACGGACCGGCGGGGCAGGGATGCGCGGGCGGGCGCCCGCGTGACGACCACACGGAAGCATAGGGAGATGGATGTGTCGCAGAACCTGATTTCACTGGATGTCACGGACGAGCAGGTGCAGGCGTCCGAATGTATGGGGGCTTCGGCACCTGCGGTCTCTCGCCCCATGCCGTTGCTGCGCTCCCACCGCATCGCCTTGCTCGCCCTTACCGCAATCGCGCTTATCGGGTGCAATAGACCCGCTCCGGTGGAGCCTCCAACGAGACTGGAGCCGCACAGCCACTTCGAGGTCAGCCACCGACCCTCGATGAACAGTGCCCATGTCGTGGCGAATCTGCTGCAGGGCAGCGGTCTTGGCCTCGAAGGTATGCAGGTGCCGGGCTACGCCGACCTCGAATTCTTCCCGATTACCCGGCCGCACATGTTCGAGCTGTCGCCGGCAACGCGGCGGCTGCGCCGCCACGAGCAGCCACCCGATCTCGACGGCATCGACTTCGGCACGCAGTTCCCCTTCCTGGTGGCGCACCCGGATGGGAATTCCTCCGCCGCCCTGCGCAGCGGCTGGACGGCGCAGTTCTTCTCCGACGTGGCGGTGTCCTATACCGACGAGGCCGTCGTGCTGCACCTCGAGGCCAGCCGGCTCGGCGGGCTCGATCCAATGGCGGCGATATCCGCCGGCTGGAAGGGGGACATCTATGCGGTGCCGCGGCGCGACCGC from Luteimonas sp. YGD11-2 includes the following:
- the dcm gene encoding DNA (cytosine-5-)-methyltransferase gives rise to the protein MDVYALLDRALRQFSHKEVALALGVDPKTVRRWQVRETEPKPYIADAIRQRLLPLGEPSTEPATFRFIDLFAGIGGIRIPFEKLGGRCVFTSEWDAYAQKTYAANFHDGPDHMFAGDITQVDEKDVPDHDVLLAGFPCQPFSIAGVSKKNALGRPHGFADKTQGTLFFDVARIIAEKRPKAFLLENVKNLVSHDKGRTFSTIIDVLQNELGYTVHTRVINGKHFVPQHRERIIIVGFREPVPFSWDELELPPLAEGPKLASILHPQDGSETDGTPYIEGAKGKVRDCYTLSDKLWAYLQNYAMKHREKGNGFGFGLVTKKDTARTLSARYYKDGSEILVDQGARKNPRRLTPRECARLMGYDDTFRIPVSDTRAYKQFGNSVVVPVIGAVAELIVPRLDAIAEDCPTRRVA